The Herbaspirillum sp. RTI4 genome has a segment encoding these proteins:
- a CDS encoding RNA methyltransferase, with translation MKHISSRDNPFYKELKSLAASSQARRKAGRTVLDGIHLAQSYLQHRGLPLFCVVSESALGHAEVAAIVARCDGQTGVVIVLPDSLFAPLSQVEHGVEVLLVIATPESIAPANLEVSAVLLDNLQDPGNLGSILRSAAAAGIRQVYCSCGTASAWSPKVLRAAMGGHFLLDIVEQADLAELLRHTRLPVLATSSHAVQSLYQTDLRQPLLWLFGHEGQGVAEDLLALASQHISIPHAGDMESLNVAAAAAVCFFEQVRQQQA, from the coding sequence ATGAAACATATTTCCTCCCGCGATAACCCGTTTTATAAAGAGTTGAAGTCGCTCGCCGCCAGTTCTCAGGCGCGCCGCAAAGCCGGGCGCACTGTGCTCGATGGCATTCATCTGGCGCAGTCCTATCTTCAGCATCGTGGTTTGCCCTTGTTTTGCGTGGTGTCTGAAAGCGCGCTTGGACATGCCGAGGTGGCCGCGATTGTCGCCCGCTGTGACGGGCAGACGGGGGTGGTTATCGTGCTGCCTGATAGCTTGTTTGCACCGTTGAGTCAGGTCGAACATGGGGTGGAGGTGCTGCTGGTGATTGCCACTCCCGAATCGATTGCCCCGGCGAACCTGGAAGTCAGCGCCGTGCTGCTCGACAATTTGCAGGACCCGGGCAATCTGGGGTCGATTTTGCGCAGCGCCGCCGCCGCCGGGATCCGTCAGGTGTATTGCTCTTGCGGGACGGCATCCGCGTGGTCGCCCAAGGTACTGCGGGCGGCGATGGGCGGACATTTCTTGCTTGATATCGTGGAACAGGCCGATCTGGCCGAATTGCTGCGTCATACCCGGCTACCGGTACTGGCGACCAGCTCTCACGCCGTGCAGAGCCTGTATCAGACCGATTTGCGACAGCCGCTGCTGTGGCTGTTCGGCCATGAAGGGCAGGGCGTGGCGGAAGATCTGCTGGCCTTGGCCAGCCAGCACATTTCCATTCCGCATGCGGGCGACATGGAGTCGCTCAATGTCGCTGCTGCCGCTGCTGTCTGTTTTTTCGAACAGGTGCGTCAGCAGCAAGCCTGA
- a CDS encoding pyruvate, water dikinase regulatory protein yields the protein MPAPVRTVFFVSDGTGITAETLGHSVLSQFEMRFKQIRLPFLDTPEKAHEATRKINDTGDLDGHLPIVFSTLVQTELSAIIRRCRALHMDLFQSFVEPLEQELGVKSSHTIGRTHNTADSEEYKNRIEAINFSLAHDDGQSNKNLSAADVILVGVSRCGKTPTSLYLAMQFGIKAANYPLIPEDFEREKLPNDLLPYKNKIFGLTILPDRLTAIRNERRPGSKYAALENCRYEINEAEKMMRKEGIRWMSSTSKSIEEIAATVMQEIKTETP from the coding sequence TTGCCCGCCCCGGTTCGTACCGTGTTTTTCGTCTCGGACGGTACCGGCATCACTGCCGAAACGCTGGGCCATTCGGTTCTGAGCCAGTTTGAGATGCGATTCAAGCAAATCCGGCTGCCTTTCCTCGATACGCCGGAAAAAGCGCACGAAGCCACCCGCAAGATCAACGATACGGGCGACCTGGACGGCCATCTGCCTATCGTGTTCTCCACCCTGGTGCAGACCGAGCTGTCGGCCATCATCCGCCGCTGCCGCGCGCTGCACATGGATCTGTTTCAGAGTTTTGTCGAGCCGCTGGAGCAGGAACTGGGCGTCAAATCGAGCCATACGATAGGCCGCACCCACAATACCGCCGATTCAGAAGAATATAAAAACCGCATTGAAGCCATTAATTTTTCGCTGGCGCACGATGACGGCCAGTCGAACAAGAATTTGTCGGCAGCCGATGTGATTCTGGTCGGGGTTTCGCGCTGCGGAAAAACACCGACCAGCTTGTATCTGGCGATGCAATTCGGCATCAAGGCGGCCAATTACCCACTGATTCCCGAAGATTTTGAGCGTGAAAAATTGCCGAACGACCTGCTGCCTTACAAAAACAAGATATTCGGCCTGACCATCCTGCCCGACCGCCTGACGGCGATCCGCAATGAACGCCGTCCCGGCAGCAAATATGCGGCGCTGGAAAATTGTCGTTACGAAATCAATGAGGCGGAGAAAATGATGCGCAAGGAAGGCATACGCTGGATGTCGTCGACGTCCAAGTCGATCGAAGAAATTGCAGCGACGGTGATGCAGGAAATCAAGACGGAAACACCCTAA
- the ppsA gene encoding phosphoenolpyruvate synthase — protein MGATQGVVYVVPFEKLRMTDVESVGGKNASLGEMISQLAQAGVRVPGGFATTAQAFRDFLENDEHGGVSLAKRIADRLVNLDIEDVRALAAAGAEIREWIVETPFQPRLEQEIKAFYDQLVADSSAEMSFAVRSSATAEDLPDASFAGQQETFLNVVGIDNVLEAMKHVFASLYNDRAISYRVHKGFTHAEVALSAGVQRMVRSDLGAAGVMFTLDTESGFKDVVFITSSYGLGETVVQGAVNPDEFYVHKPMLALGKSPVIRRNIGSKMIKMEFTGEAKAGRSVRTVDVSIEMRNRYSLDDAEVVELAKYATIIENHYQRPMDIEWGKDGRDGKLYILQARPETVKSQQKSSDAQLRFKLKGSSNVLTTGRAIGQKIGAGPVRVIRDASEMERVQPGDVLVADMTDPNWEPVMKRAAAIITNRGGRTCHAAIIARELGVPAVVGCGNATDLLKDGTLVTVSCAEGDEGKIYDGLLETEVTEVERGELPSIPLKIMMNVGNPQLAFDFQSIPNSGVGLARLEFIINNNIGVHPKAILDYPNIDADLKKAVESVARGHASPRAFYVDKLAEGIATIAAAFWPKPVIVRLSDFKSNEYKKLIGGSRYEPDEENPMLGFRGAARYLSADFAEAFEMECLAMKRVRNDMGLTNVEIMVPFVRTLGQAEKVINLLGKNQLVRGENGLRVIMMCEVPSNAILAEEFLEFFDGFSIGSNDLTQLTLGLDRDSGLELLAADFDERDPAVKALLVKAISTCIAKGKYVGICGQGPSDHPDFALWLMEQGIASISLNPDSVIDTWKKLAESK, from the coding sequence ATGGGTGCTACCCAGGGGGTCGTGTACGTCGTTCCCTTTGAAAAACTCCGCATGACGGATGTGGAGTCCGTCGGCGGTAAAAATGCATCACTAGGTGAAATGATCAGCCAGCTCGCGCAAGCCGGAGTACGTGTGCCGGGTGGCTTTGCTACGACGGCTCAGGCTTTCCGCGATTTCCTGGAAAATGACGAACACGGCGGCGTTTCGCTGGCAAAGCGCATCGCTGACCGACTCGTCAATCTGGATATCGAAGATGTGCGCGCACTGGCCGCGGCCGGTGCTGAAATCCGCGAATGGATCGTGGAAACGCCTTTCCAGCCGCGTCTGGAGCAGGAAATCAAGGCGTTTTACGACCAGTTAGTGGCCGATTCCTCTGCCGAGATGTCGTTTGCCGTGCGTTCTTCCGCCACCGCCGAAGATTTGCCGGATGCGTCTTTCGCCGGTCAGCAGGAAACTTTCCTCAACGTGGTCGGTATCGACAACGTGCTGGAAGCCATGAAACACGTCTTTGCGTCCCTGTACAACGACCGTGCAATCTCCTATCGCGTTCACAAGGGTTTCACGCACGCTGAAGTTGCCTTGTCGGCCGGTGTGCAGCGCATGGTGCGTTCCGACCTCGGCGCAGCCGGTGTCATGTTCACGCTGGATACCGAATCCGGCTTCAAGGACGTGGTATTCATCACTTCCAGCTATGGTCTGGGCGAAACAGTGGTGCAGGGCGCAGTCAATCCCGATGAGTTTTATGTTCACAAACCGATGCTGGCACTGGGCAAATCGCCTGTGATTCGCCGCAATATCGGTTCCAAGATGATCAAGATGGAATTCACCGGCGAAGCCAAAGCGGGCCGTTCGGTCAGAACCGTCGACGTGTCGATCGAAATGCGCAACCGTTATTCGCTGGACGATGCCGAAGTGGTCGAACTGGCCAAGTACGCCACCATCATCGAAAACCATTATCAGCGTCCTATGGATATCGAATGGGGCAAGGATGGCCGCGACGGCAAGTTGTACATCCTCCAGGCGCGTCCTGAAACCGTCAAATCGCAGCAAAAATCCAGCGACGCGCAATTGCGTTTCAAGCTCAAGGGAAGCAGCAATGTGCTGACCACCGGACGTGCCATCGGCCAGAAAATCGGCGCCGGTCCGGTACGGGTGATCCGCGATGCGTCCGAAATGGAGCGCGTGCAACCCGGCGATGTGCTGGTTGCCGACATGACCGACCCCAACTGGGAACCCGTCATGAAGCGCGCCGCCGCGATCATCACCAACCGTGGCGGCCGTACCTGCCACGCGGCGATCATTGCGCGTGAACTGGGTGTGCCTGCCGTGGTTGGTTGCGGCAATGCGACCGATCTGCTCAAGGATGGCACCCTGGTGACCGTGTCCTGCGCCGAAGGCGACGAAGGCAAGATCTATGACGGTTTGCTGGAAACCGAAGTGACTGAAGTGGAGCGCGGTGAGTTGCCGTCGATTCCATTGAAAATCATGATGAACGTCGGCAATCCGCAGCTGGCCTTCGATTTTCAATCGATTCCCAATTCCGGCGTGGGTTTGGCCCGACTGGAATTCATCATCAACAACAATATCGGCGTGCATCCGAAAGCGATTCTCGACTATCCGAATATTGATGCCGATTTGAAAAAAGCGGTGGAGTCAGTCGCGCGCGGTCACGCTTCGCCACGGGCGTTTTATGTCGACAAGCTGGCAGAAGGGATTGCCACGATTGCGGCGGCGTTCTGGCCTAAGCCGGTGATTGTGCGTTTGTCCGACTTCAAGTCGAACGAGTACAAAAAACTGATCGGCGGTTCGCGCTACGAGCCGGATGAAGAAAATCCTATGCTCGGTTTCCGCGGCGCTGCCCGTTACCTGTCTGCCGATTTTGCCGAAGCCTTCGAAATGGAATGTCTGGCAATGAAGCGGGTGCGCAACGACATGGGTTTGACCAACGTCGAAATCATGGTGCCGTTCGTCCGTACGCTGGGTCAGGCTGAAAAAGTGATTAACTTGCTCGGTAAAAACCAGCTGGTGCGCGGCGAAAACGGCTTGCGCGTGATCATGATGTGCGAAGTGCCATCCAATGCGATTCTGGCCGAAGAGTTCCTGGAATTCTTCGACGGTTTCTCCATCGGCTCCAACGACCTGACGCAGCTGACGCTGGGTCTGGATCGCGATTCCGGTCTGGAGCTGCTGGCCGCCGATTTTGACGAGCGCGATCCGGCAGTCAAGGCGTTGCTGGTCAAGGCGATTTCTACCTGTATCGCCAAGGGCAAGTACGTCGGCATTTGCGGTCAGGGGCCTTCCGATCACCCTGACTTTGCCTTGTGGTTGATGGAGCAGGGCATTGCTTCCATTTCGCTCAATCCTGACTCGGTGATCGATACCTGGAAAAAATTGGCGGAAAGCAAATAA
- a CDS encoding NfeD family protein encodes MGVMSNWTIWWLMAGVLVAAELFTGTFYLLMIAIGFAAGGAVALFDIPVSGQLLIAAIVSIIAVVALRRSRLGDWHKRDAVRDPNINLDIGQSIQVALWHEQGDTYTARVKYRGADWDVDLIPGSAPVAGQFFIHEVRGSRLLVDRSPDA; translated from the coding sequence ATGGGCGTCATGAGTAATTGGACAATCTGGTGGCTGATGGCCGGCGTATTAGTCGCTGCTGAATTGTTTACCGGCACTTTTTATTTGCTGATGATCGCAATCGGTTTTGCCGCTGGTGGCGCAGTCGCCTTATTTGACATCCCGGTGTCAGGGCAATTGCTGATCGCGGCGATTGTTTCTATCATCGCCGTCGTCGCCTTGCGTCGCAGCCGCTTAGGTGACTGGCACAAGCGAGATGCAGTGCGTGACCCCAATATCAATCTCGACATTGGCCAGAGCATCCAGGTCGCGCTCTGGCATGAGCAGGGCGATACCTACACCGCACGCGTCAAGTACCGTGGCGCGGATTGGGACGTCGATCTTATCCCCGGCAGCGCGCCTGTCGCAGGTCAGTTCTTCATCCATGAAGTGCGCGGAAGCCGCTTGCTGGTCGATCGTTCTCCCGATGCCTGA
- a CDS encoding stomatin-like protein yields MFQSLTFAIFIIVVIFIIKTMKVVPQQHAWVVERLGKYHATLGPGLNIVVPFVDRIAYKHILKEIPLDVPPQVCITRDNTQLQVDGILYFQITDPMRASYGSSNYISAITQLAQTTLRSVIGRMELDKTFEERDHINTSIVNAIDESAANWGVKVLRYEIKDLTPPKEILHAMQAQITAEREKRALIAASEGRKQEQINIATGKREASIAESEGERAASINRAQGQAAAILEIAEASAEAIRKTAAAIMAPGGSDAVNLKVAEQYVAAFAQLAKTNNSIIVPANLGDMSSLIASAMQVVKTQKKEG; encoded by the coding sequence ATGTTCCAAAGCCTCACGTTTGCCATTTTCATCATTGTTGTCATCTTTATCATCAAGACCATGAAGGTAGTGCCGCAGCAACATGCCTGGGTGGTCGAGCGACTCGGGAAATACCATGCAACGCTGGGGCCGGGACTCAATATTGTGGTGCCCTTTGTCGACCGGATTGCCTACAAGCACATACTCAAAGAAATTCCGCTCGATGTGCCGCCGCAGGTGTGCATTACGCGTGACAACACGCAGTTGCAGGTAGACGGCATTTTGTATTTTCAGATCACCGATCCTATGCGCGCTTCGTACGGTTCATCGAATTACATCTCTGCGATCACGCAACTGGCGCAAACCACGCTGCGTTCCGTGATCGGTCGGATGGAGCTGGACAAGACTTTCGAGGAGCGCGATCACATCAATACGTCAATCGTCAACGCAATCGACGAATCGGCCGCTAACTGGGGCGTGAAGGTTTTGCGCTATGAAATCAAGGATCTGACGCCGCCCAAGGAAATCCTGCACGCCATGCAGGCGCAGATTACCGCCGAGCGTGAAAAGCGCGCCTTGATCGCCGCATCGGAAGGGCGCAAGCAGGAACAGATCAATATCGCGACCGGTAAGCGCGAGGCATCGATTGCGGAGTCGGAAGGGGAACGCGCTGCTTCAATCAACCGCGCCCAGGGTCAGGCTGCTGCGATTCTTGAAATTGCCGAAGCGAGTGCCGAAGCGATTCGCAAGACCGCTGCGGCGATCATGGCCCCCGGCGGCTCGGATGCAGTCAATCTGAAGGTTGCGGAACAATATGTCGCGGCGTTCGCGCAACTGGCCAAGACCAATAATTCGATTATCGTGCCCGCGAATCTGGGGGACATGAGCAGTCTGATCGCCAGCGCCATGCAGGTGGTCAAGACGCAAAAAAAAGAGGGATAA
- the smpB gene encoding SsrA-binding protein SmpB — MSIVDNKKAFFDYFVEERFEAGMVLQGWEAKAIRGGRVQLKEAYVIVRHGEIFLFGAHISALATASTHIHPEATRTRKLLLKSTEISKLIGKVERSGYTLVPLNLHYKGGLIKCDIGLAKGKKQHDKRATEKDRDGQREVQAAMKVHRR; from the coding sequence ATGAGCATAGTTGATAATAAAAAGGCGTTCTTCGATTACTTTGTCGAAGAGCGATTTGAAGCCGGCATGGTTCTCCAGGGATGGGAAGCCAAAGCGATTCGCGGCGGGCGCGTGCAGCTGAAAGAAGCTTACGTGATCGTCCGGCATGGCGAGATATTTTTGTTCGGCGCCCACATCAGTGCGCTGGCGACCGCCTCGACCCACATCCATCCCGAAGCTACCCGCACCCGCAAACTGCTGTTGAAATCGACGGAAATCAGCAAACTGATCGGCAAAGTGGAACGCTCCGGTTATACGCTGGTGCCGCTGAACCTGCACTACAAGGGCGGCCTCATCAAATGCGATATCGGGCTGGCCAAGGGCAAGAAACAGCACGACAAACGCGCCACTGAAAAAGACCGCGACGGTCAGCGTGAAGTGCAGGCGGCCATGAAAGTCCACCGCCGTTAA
- a CDS encoding type II toxin-antitoxin system RatA family toxin, which yields MAVVHKTVLIGYSAQQMFALVDRVEAYPEFLSWCGGVEVRDRTEDKLTAKININFHGIKQSFTTENTNAPPTSMTMRLVEGPFKQFEAAWNFKELRADACKIEFDMRYEFSNRLLETVIGPVFSMIADSFVDSFCTRAETIYG from the coding sequence ATGGCAGTCGTACATAAAACAGTGCTCATCGGCTATAGCGCGCAACAAATGTTTGCGCTAGTCGACAGGGTGGAAGCGTATCCTGAATTTCTTTCCTGGTGCGGTGGCGTTGAAGTACGCGACCGGACGGAGGACAAACTGACCGCCAAAATTAACATCAATTTTCACGGCATCAAGCAATCGTTTACTACCGAAAACACCAACGCGCCGCCGACTTCGATGACGATGCGGCTGGTCGAAGGGCCGTTCAAGCAGTTCGAGGCTGCCTGGAATTTCAAGGAGTTGCGGGCTGACGCCTGCAAGATCGAATTCGACATGCGTTACGAATTTTCGAATCGCTTGCTGGAAACCGTGATCGGACCGGTGTTCAGCATGATTGCCGACAGTTTCGTGGATTCTTTTTGTACCCGGGCGGAAACTATCTATGGCTGA
- a CDS encoding RnfH family protein: MADVSLLQVQICYASPEAQILHDFTVEQGTTLQQAILDSGLLRQQNGIDLAACRVGIFGKLKTPDTLLRDGDRIEIYRPLIADPMDSRRARMEKSSRESR; encoded by the coding sequence ATGGCTGACGTCTCGCTTTTGCAAGTCCAGATTTGCTACGCCTCGCCTGAGGCCCAGATTCTGCACGATTTCACGGTAGAGCAGGGTACCACGTTGCAGCAGGCGATTCTCGACAGCGGGCTGCTGCGCCAGCAAAATGGTATCGATCTGGCAGCCTGCCGGGTCGGCATTTTCGGTAAGCTCAAGACGCCGGACACCCTGCTGCGCGACGGCGACCGCATAGAAATCTACCGGCCGCTGATTGCCGATCCCATGGATTCGCGCCGCGCCCGGATGGAAAAGAGCAGCAGGGAGTCGCGCTGA
- the guaB gene encoding IMP dehydrogenase — protein sequence MRLLQKALTFDDVLLVPAYSDILPKDTSLSTRLTRNIGLHIPLVSAAMDTVTEARLAIAMAQEGGIGIVHKNLTPKEQAREVLKVKRFESGVVRDPITIPPTMKIRDVIALSQQHGISGFPVVEGKSLVGIITNRDLRFEVELDAEVRAKMTPRDKLVYVKEGAELEEAKRLMNKFRLERVMVVNDEFELRGLITVKDIQKSTEHPFACKDEHGKLRVGAAVGVGPDNDERIELLVAAGVDVLVVDTAHGHSAGVLNRVKWVKTRYPHIEVIGGNIATAAAARALVEHGADAVKVGIGPGSICTTRIVAGVGVPQISAIANVAQALKGTGVPVIADGGIRFSGDVAKALAAGASTVMMGSMFAGTEEAPGEVILFQGRSYKSYRGMGSLGAMADGSADRYFQDGENNDKFVPEGIEGRVAYKGSVLAILYQLVGGVRSSMGYCGCATIDEFREKAEFVEITSAGMRESHVHDVQITKEAPNYRAD from the coding sequence ATGCGTTTGCTCCAGAAAGCACTCACGTTCGATGATGTGCTGCTCGTCCCGGCTTATTCGGACATCCTCCCTAAAGACACCTCTCTCTCCACGCGCCTGACCCGTAACATCGGTCTGCATATTCCCCTGGTTTCCGCTGCAATGGACACCGTCACGGAAGCGCGGCTGGCAATCGCCATGGCGCAGGAAGGCGGCATCGGCATCGTCCACAAGAACCTGACGCCGAAAGAACAGGCGCGCGAAGTGCTCAAGGTCAAGCGTTTCGAATCCGGCGTGGTACGTGATCCGATCACGATTCCACCCACCATGAAAATCCGTGACGTGATCGCTTTGTCGCAGCAACATGGCATCAGCGGTTTCCCCGTAGTGGAAGGCAAGAGCCTCGTCGGCATCATCACCAACCGCGATTTGCGCTTTGAAGTCGAGCTGGACGCGGAAGTCCGCGCCAAGATGACTCCGCGCGACAAGCTGGTCTATGTCAAAGAAGGCGCCGAACTCGAAGAAGCCAAGCGCCTGATGAACAAGTTCCGTCTCGAACGGGTCATGGTCGTCAACGACGAATTCGAATTGCGCGGCCTCATTACCGTCAAGGACATCCAGAAATCGACCGAGCATCCTTTCGCCTGCAAAGACGAACACGGCAAGCTGCGCGTCGGTGCTGCTGTCGGCGTGGGTCCTGACAATGACGAACGCATCGAGTTGCTGGTTGCTGCCGGCGTTGACGTGCTGGTGGTCGATACCGCCCACGGCCACTCGGCTGGCGTACTCAACCGCGTCAAATGGGTCAAGACCCGCTATCCGCACATCGAAGTGATCGGCGGCAACATCGCTACCGCGGCCGCAGCCAGAGCCTTGGTAGAGCACGGCGCAGACGCAGTCAAGGTCGGCATCGGCCCCGGTTCGATCTGCACCACCCGCATCGTCGCAGGCGTCGGCGTACCGCAGATTTCCGCGATTGCCAATGTGGCGCAGGCACTCAAGGGCACCGGCGTCCCCGTGATTGCTGACGGCGGCATTCGTTTTTCCGGCGACGTCGCCAAGGCACTGGCAGCAGGCGCTTCCACCGTGATGATGGGCAGCATGTTCGCCGGCACGGAAGAAGCGCCGGGTGAAGTCATCCTGTTCCAGGGACGCAGCTACAAGTCGTATCGCGGCATGGGCAGTCTGGGTGCGATGGCGGACGGCTCAGCCGACCGTTATTTCCAGGATGGCGAAAACAACGACAAATTCGTGCCGGAAGGCATCGAAGGCCGCGTCGCTTACAAGGGCAGTGTGCTGGCCATTCTGTATCAACTGGTCGGTGGCGTACGTTCCTCGATGGGCTACTGCGGTTGCGCCACTATCGATGAATTCCGCGAAAAAGCCGAGTTCGTTGAAATCACCTCGGCCGGTATGCGCGAATCGCATGTGCATGACGTGCAGATCACCAAGGAAGCCCCGAACTACCGGGCCGATTAA